One window of the Candidatus Sulfotelmatobacter sp. genome contains the following:
- a CDS encoding enoyl-CoA hydratase/isomerase family protein — protein sequence MTTTNGKAEITAFGREARVFDGKRVVNAWKDGHVGFIEMDDPPANTYTHEMMRQLDDAILDARFDDAIEVIVVTGKGEKFFSAGANVAMLGAVSPQFKYNFCLHANETLNRLEQTPKLIVAALNGHCVGGGMEIAMAADIRIARKDAGKIGLPEVSLGVLPGTGGTQRLARLVGKARAIELMTLGKTFSYEQALDWGIVSDIYEGSADEFRAQILDYARQFCTPNKAPMAVGFIKRSVQTGWELPLQDALALERELQAQLFKSDDAKEGIGAYTEKRVARFKNT from the coding sequence AGCGCGCGTCTTCGACGGTAAACGCGTCGTCAACGCCTGGAAGGACGGCCATGTTGGGTTCATCGAGATGGATGACCCGCCGGCGAATACCTACACCCACGAGATGATGCGACAGCTCGACGACGCAATACTCGATGCGCGGTTCGACGATGCGATCGAAGTCATCGTCGTGACCGGTAAGGGCGAGAAGTTCTTTTCGGCCGGCGCGAATGTAGCGATGCTCGGCGCAGTCAGTCCGCAGTTCAAATACAATTTCTGCTTACACGCTAACGAAACGCTCAATCGCCTGGAACAGACGCCCAAGCTCATCGTCGCCGCGCTCAACGGGCACTGCGTCGGCGGGGGCATGGAAATCGCGATGGCGGCCGACATCCGCATCGCGCGCAAGGACGCAGGCAAGATCGGCTTGCCGGAGGTTTCACTCGGCGTCCTGCCCGGAACCGGCGGTACCCAGCGCCTAGCGCGACTCGTCGGCAAAGCGCGCGCCATCGAGTTGATGACGCTGGGCAAGACCTTCAGCTACGAACAGGCATTGGATTGGGGCATCGTCAGCGATATCTATGAAGGCTCGGCCGACGAGTTTCGGGCGCAGATCCTCGATTATGCGCGGCAGTTCTGCACCCCGAACAAAGCGCCGATGGCCGTGGGATTCATCAAACGCAGCGTGCAGACGGGCTGGGAGCTTCCGTTGCAGGACGCGCTCGCCCTCGAGCGCGAGCTGCAGGCTCAGCTCTTCAAGAGCGACGACGCGAAAGAGGGCATCGGCGCCTACACCGAAAAACGCGTCGCGCGCTTCAAGAACACATAG
- a CDS encoding ATP-dependent DNA ligase, whose amino-acid sequence MIAFARTCAAVAASSGKLEKVAILAAYLRGRDDVDLAPATRFFTGNPFGAREQKQLSIGGRTIVEAAEHVWGVTAAQLRAGYREHGDLGDALGPLARESVDLALFHDERLTPSSLAAIFEEIAAASGRAAGKRRLHLCERILAACGDPLEATYVIKIMTGDLRIGLREGLVLDAIAAAFDETQERIRRAAMVSGDVGAVAAAARLGRLDDLRMRLGSPIGFMLASAMAYGEHYTDLAGHAWFAEDKYDGIRAQAHVDGAHVTLFSRTLNDVTRSYPEIAAALRDQPRRMMLDGEIIASRDGKVLPFRTLQARLQRKEIDARLLAEVPLQYVVFDAMTIGDALLLDRPLHERRSRLAEALVPNAHLLLAPFERFELEVSAEEINARFEAARLRGHEGAVFKRADSPYVPGRRGKWWLKLKRELATLDVVVVGVEWGHGKRAKVLSDYTFAVRGSNDELLTIGKAYSGLTDAEIATLTPWFLEHRVDGPGYGRAFAVEPRIVLEVAFDIVQRSALHQSGYALRFPRIVRIRDDKPVDEIDTLANVDAVYEAMLERERGG is encoded by the coding sequence ATGATCGCCTTCGCCCGCACCTGCGCCGCCGTTGCCGCCTCGAGCGGAAAGCTCGAGAAAGTCGCCATCCTCGCGGCGTATCTACGCGGCCGCGACGATGTCGATCTGGCGCCCGCAACGCGCTTTTTCACCGGCAACCCATTTGGCGCACGCGAGCAGAAGCAGCTCTCGATCGGCGGTCGTACGATCGTCGAAGCGGCGGAGCACGTCTGGGGCGTCACCGCCGCCCAACTGCGTGCGGGTTATCGCGAACACGGTGACCTCGGTGACGCGCTCGGTCCGCTTGCGCGCGAATCCGTCGATCTCGCGCTCTTTCACGACGAACGGCTAACGCCGTCCTCGCTGGCCGCGATCTTCGAAGAGATCGCCGCCGCGTCCGGACGCGCGGCGGGAAAGCGGCGGCTTCACTTGTGCGAGCGCATCTTGGCCGCGTGTGGCGACCCGCTCGAAGCCACGTACGTGATCAAGATCATGACCGGCGATCTGCGGATCGGCTTGCGCGAGGGATTGGTGCTCGACGCGATCGCCGCCGCATTCGACGAGACGCAGGAGCGAATCCGGCGCGCGGCCATGGTGAGCGGCGACGTGGGCGCCGTCGCGGCTGCGGCCCGGCTCGGCAGGCTCGATGACCTTCGCATGCGGCTCGGGTCGCCAATCGGCTTCATGCTCGCCTCGGCGATGGCGTACGGTGAGCACTATACGGATTTGGCGGGTCACGCCTGGTTCGCTGAGGACAAGTACGACGGCATTCGAGCCCAGGCGCACGTTGACGGCGCGCACGTCACGCTCTTCTCCCGCACCCTCAACGACGTGACGCGCTCCTATCCGGAGATCGCGGCGGCACTTCGGGATCAGCCGCGGCGCATGATGCTCGACGGCGAGATCATCGCCTCGCGTGACGGCAAAGTGCTGCCGTTTCGCACGCTGCAGGCGCGGCTGCAGCGCAAGGAGATCGATGCGCGGCTGCTGGCAGAAGTGCCGTTGCAGTACGTGGTCTTCGACGCGATGACGATCGGCGATGCACTCCTCCTCGACCGGCCGTTGCACGAACGGCGCTCGCGGTTGGCGGAAGCGCTCGTGCCGAACGCGCATCTGCTTCTCGCGCCCTTCGAACGCTTCGAACTCGAGGTAAGCGCCGAGGAGATCAACGCGCGCTTCGAGGCTGCGCGCCTTCGCGGTCACGAGGGTGCGGTGTTCAAGCGTGCGGACTCGCCCTACGTGCCGGGCCGGCGCGGTAAGTGGTGGCTCAAGCTCAAGCGCGAGCTGGCGACGCTCGACGTGGTGGTGGTAGGCGTGGAGTGGGGCCACGGTAAGCGCGCCAAAGTGCTTTCCGATTACACCTTCGCGGTGCGCGGGAGCAACGACGAACTGCTCACGATCGGCAAAGCCTATTCCGGGTTGACGGATGCCGAGATCGCCACGCTCACGCCGTGGTTTCTCGAGCATCGCGTCGACGGACCGGGGTACGGGCGTGCCTTCGCGGTCGAACCTCGTATCGTGCTGGAGGTCGCGTTCGACATCGTCCAAAGGAGCGCGCTGCACCAGAGCGGCTACGCGCTGCGTTTTCCACGTATCGTGCGGATTCGTGACGACAAACCCGTCGACGAGATCGACACGCTGGCCAACGTCGACGCGGTCTACGAAGCGATGCTGGAGCGCGAGAGGGGTGGTTAG
- a CDS encoding Lrp/AsnC ligand binding domain-containing protein, translated as MVTAFILMNVSRTHLRSIADDLLAIDGIAEVYSVAGPFDIVAVARVRAHDDLNDLVTEHVAALEGIENTETLIAFKTFAKKDLGLLWDIGID; from the coding sequence ATGGTAACGGCCTTCATCCTGATGAACGTCTCCCGCACGCACCTCCGGTCGATTGCCGACGATCTGCTCGCGATCGACGGCATTGCCGAGGTCTACTCGGTAGCCGGTCCATTCGACATCGTCGCGGTGGCTCGCGTGCGAGCGCACGACGATCTCAACGATCTGGTAACCGAGCACGTCGCGGCGCTCGAAGGGATCGAGAACACCGAGACGCTGATCGCGTTCAAGACGTTCGCCAAGAAAGATCTCGGGCTGCTTTGGGACATCGGTATCGACTAG
- a CDS encoding serine hydrolase domain-containing protein: protein MRNSRFFSLLLALGFAAQIAPAPAQTSSTAPTLDDAIAAIRAYAPQALKDQGAPGMSVAITDRTHTLAIITVGMADVASKTPVGPDTRFPIGSISKSMTTVALLQLHDKGLIDLNARVQQYLPSWSIHSKGAPILVHQLLSHTAGVPDDYTFQQYGFAIAALRNAHTLFPPGTAWSYSNDGFGTVGAIVAAVSRDSWQTNIENHVFAPLGMSDSFAVFNDRTLSAPTATGYQFRDADYVAAPPHPVLIPSPFTDFVDPAGSVISTPGDMAAYIRFYLNGGKAANGAQLLKPATFAAMTSADHFNDGAPDVAKHVELAEWPAFYHEYGYGLSVFHTGGDHLVGHTGGVSGYTACFQANLTRGFGAIGLSNLVEAPLHPCAIVKYAMAVLRAQSLGQPLPPPPSGPPIAPPKIAASDYVGTYRSASGTGVVVANDNGTLALHDGAKSYQLVAADRDIFWTDDPRFTIFYVAFERNKAKAVDGFTNGSAFYVNGKHAGPTTFAHPAAWDRLVGRYENSIFGSPVVIRVVIVKGKLTTDGLNPLRTNANGTYTLGDSTVRFDTLFEGKMQRLWLDGADLYRIELP from the coding sequence ATGCGCAACTCTCGCTTTTTTAGCCTTCTTCTGGCCCTCGGATTCGCCGCGCAAATCGCGCCTGCGCCGGCGCAGACATCGTCGACGGCACCGACGCTCGACGATGCGATCGCCGCGATTCGCGCCTACGCTCCGCAAGCGCTGAAGGATCAGGGCGCGCCGGGGATGTCGGTCGCGATTACCGACCGCACCCACACGCTGGCGATCATTACCGTAGGCATGGCGGACGTTGCGAGCAAAACGCCGGTCGGCCCTGACACGCGTTTTCCGATTGGTTCGATTTCGAAATCGATGACGACGGTTGCGCTGCTGCAGTTGCACGACAAAGGCCTCATCGATCTGAACGCGCGGGTGCAGCAGTATTTACCGTCGTGGTCGATCCACTCGAAGGGTGCGCCGATTCTGGTTCACCAGCTCCTCTCGCACACCGCAGGCGTGCCCGACGACTACACCTTCCAGCAATACGGCTTCGCGATCGCGGCGCTGCGCAACGCGCACACGCTCTTTCCGCCCGGCACCGCGTGGTCATATTCGAATGACGGCTTCGGCACCGTCGGAGCGATCGTGGCTGCGGTCTCGCGCGACAGCTGGCAAACCAACATCGAAAATCACGTCTTTGCGCCGCTCGGCATGAGCGATAGCTTTGCGGTATTCAACGATCGCACGCTCTCGGCTCCCACCGCGACCGGCTATCAATTCCGCGATGCCGACTACGTCGCCGCACCGCCGCATCCCGTGCTGATACCGTCGCCCTTCACCGACTTCGTCGATCCGGCGGGCTCCGTGATCTCGACGCCCGGGGATATGGCAGCATACATCCGCTTCTATTTGAACGGTGGGAAGGCCGCAAACGGCGCGCAGCTGCTCAAACCCGCGACCTTCGCGGCAATGACCAGCGCCGACCATTTCAACGATGGCGCGCCTGACGTAGCGAAGCATGTGGAATTAGCGGAGTGGCCCGCGTTTTATCACGAATACGGCTACGGCCTCTCCGTTTTCCACACCGGCGGGGATCATCTCGTCGGTCACACCGGCGGCGTCTCGGGATACACCGCCTGCTTTCAAGCCAATCTCACCCGCGGTTTCGGTGCGATCGGCCTATCGAATCTGGTCGAAGCGCCGCTGCACCCATGCGCGATCGTGAAGTATGCGATGGCGGTGCTGCGCGCACAGAGTCTGGGACAGCCGTTGCCGCCGCCGCCCTCCGGACCGCCGATCGCTCCGCCGAAAATCGCCGCGAGCGACTACGTGGGCACCTATCGCAGCGCGAGCGGTACCGGCGTCGTCGTCGCTAACGATAACGGCACGCTCGCGCTGCACGACGGCGCGAAGAGTTATCAACTCGTCGCCGCGGATCGGGACATTTTTTGGACCGACGATCCGCGCTTTACGATCTTCTACGTCGCATTCGAGCGCAATAAGGCCAAGGCCGTCGACGGCTTCACCAACGGGAGCGCGTTCTACGTCAACGGCAAGCACGCCGGTCCTACCACGTTCGCGCATCCCGCCGCGTGGGATCGACTCGTCGGCCGCTACGAAAACTCGATCTTCGGCTCGCCGGTCGTCATTCGCGTCGTCATCGTCAAGGGCAAACTGACCACGGACGGCCTCAATCCCCTGCGCACAAACGCCAACGGAACCTATACCCTTGGCGATTCCACGGTGCGCTTCGACACGCTCTTCGAGGGCAAGATGCAGCGGCTGTGGCTGGACGGCGCGGATCTGTACCGCATCGAACTACCGTAA
- a CDS encoding MBL fold metallo-hydrolase RNA specificity domain-containing protein — MFSRSQKSLYVEALDLWIDSLRSQQRCYVSHGHSDHAREHRTLVATPNTARICRARFARHAAVAFEEHAFNEPWEERDYRLSLFSAGHILGSAQLMIEGESGRFVYTGDFKLRTSLTVEPPEVKRCDVVLMECTYGRPQYVFPPHDEVAAQMIAFARETLDGDAVPVFFAYSLGKAQEAMAILGGAGLPLTVHDAVYTLAQVYAACEVPLPPYTRYDAATFDRRSVLIWPPGGKALPKALRKTPVRTAVLTGWSLDRGALLRYGTERGFALSDHADYPALLQYVERAQPRKVLLNHGCRDFVYRLRALGVDAEYMEDHAQLSLF; from the coding sequence GTGTTCTCTCGCTCTCAGAAGTCCCTCTACGTCGAAGCGCTCGACCTGTGGATCGACAGCCTGCGCTCGCAGCAGCGCTGCTACGTATCGCACGGCCATAGCGATCATGCGCGCGAACACCGGACGCTGGTCGCGACTCCCAACACCGCACGCATTTGCCGCGCCCGGTTTGCGCGGCACGCGGCGGTCGCATTTGAAGAGCATGCCTTTAACGAGCCCTGGGAAGAGCGTGATTATCGGCTGAGCCTCTTCTCGGCCGGCCACATCCTCGGCAGCGCGCAACTGATGATCGAGGGCGAAAGCGGACGCTTCGTCTATACCGGCGACTTCAAGTTGCGCACCTCGCTGACGGTCGAACCCCCGGAAGTCAAACGCTGCGATGTCGTCTTGATGGAGTGCACCTACGGGCGACCGCAGTATGTTTTCCCGCCGCACGACGAGGTCGCGGCGCAGATGATCGCTTTCGCGCGCGAGACACTCGACGGCGACGCGGTACCGGTGTTCTTCGCCTATTCGCTCGGCAAGGCACAAGAGGCGATGGCGATTCTCGGCGGTGCCGGGTTGCCGCTAACGGTGCACGACGCGGTCTATACCTTGGCACAGGTCTACGCTGCGTGTGAGGTGCCGCTGCCTCCGTACACGCGCTACGACGCAGCGACCTTCGATAGGCGCAGCGTGCTGATTTGGCCGCCCGGTGGAAAGGCGTTACCCAAGGCGCTGCGCAAGACACCGGTACGCACGGCCGTGCTGACCGGCTGGTCGCTCGATCGCGGCGCGCTCCTCCGTTATGGAACGGAGCGCGGCTTCGCGCTCTCCGATCACGCCGATTATCCCGCGCTGTTGCAATACGTCGAACGGGCGCAACCGCGCAAAGTGCTCCTCAACCACGGTTGCCGCGATTTCGTCTACCGGCTGCGTGCACTCGGCGTCGACGCCGAGTATATGGAGGACCATGCGCAACTCTCGCTTTTTTAG
- the cysK gene encoding cysteine synthase A codes for MARIYENLADTFGNTPLVKIPRLNKGLGGTVLVKMESFNPAGSVKDRIGVSMIEAAERDGRLLPGMKILEPTSGNTGIALAFVAAAKGYQCILVMPDTMTIERRSLLKAYGAQVILTPGADGMKGAIAKALEIYTAEPNKYFMPQQFENPANPEIHRRTTAEEIWRDTDGAVDIFIAMVGTGGTITGVGEVLKQRKAGVKVIAGEPDASPVLTGGAPGPHKIQGTGTGFIPKVLDTHVYDEVIRVTDADAIATARRLAREEGMLVGISAGANVWAALQVAARPESAGKTIVTIGCDTGERYLSNPVFADQEAVVVEPALVI; via the coding sequence ATGGCACGCATCTATGAGAACCTGGCCGACACGTTCGGCAATACGCCCCTCGTCAAGATCCCGCGGCTCAACAAGGGGCTCGGCGGCACGGTGCTGGTTAAAATGGAGTCGTTCAATCCCGCCGGATCCGTCAAGGACCGCATCGGCGTCTCGATGATCGAGGCGGCCGAGCGTGACGGGCGCCTGCTTCCCGGGATGAAGATCCTGGAGCCGACCAGCGGCAACACCGGGATCGCCCTCGCCTTCGTGGCGGCTGCTAAGGGATATCAGTGCATTCTGGTGATGCCCGACACGATGACGATCGAGCGGCGCAGTCTGTTGAAAGCGTATGGCGCGCAGGTCATTCTGACGCCGGGTGCTGACGGCATGAAGGGTGCGATTGCGAAGGCGTTGGAGATTTATACGGCTGAGCCGAACAAATATTTCATGCCGCAGCAATTCGAGAATCCGGCCAACCCCGAGATTCATCGCCGCACGACCGCCGAAGAAATTTGGCGCGACACCGACGGCGCCGTCGATATCTTCATCGCAATGGTCGGCACCGGCGGCACGATCACCGGCGTCGGCGAAGTACTCAAGCAACGCAAGGCCGGCGTCAAAGTCATTGCCGGCGAACCGGATGCTTCGCCGGTGCTTACGGGGGGTGCCCCCGGGCCGCACAAAATCCAAGGCACCGGCACCGGATTCATTCCCAAAGTGCTCGACACTCACGTATACGACGAGGTGATCCGGGTGACCGATGCGGATGCGATCGCCACCGCACGACGCCTCGCACGCGAGGAAGGCATGCTTGTCGGCATCTCTGCCGGTGCGAACGTGTGGGCGGCGCTACAAGTCGCGGCGCGTCCCGAGTCGGCCGGCAAAACGATCGTCACGATCGGCTGCGACACCGGCGAGCGCTACCTGAGCAATCCGGTGTTCGCCGATCAAGAAGCGGTGGTGGTCGAACCCGCGCTCGTTATTTGA
- a CDS encoding asparaginase has protein sequence MHVEVTRGDLVESVHHVAACAATARGDVILQAGDIESPVFLRSTAKPFIAAAAIEAGVREAFDLDMREIAVMSASHVGEPFHIAAVRSLLQKIGLDESALQCGAHLPYDEAAAHDMLRHGKAPTAIDNNCSGKHAGILALCRALGGDVATYMDVDNPAQRHILAFCARLSDDDPATWPLGIDGCGIPVYATGLRRAAMAFARFGSLTELSPRDAQALLVVRDAMVSHPEYVSGTGQFDTRVMSAGAGALACKSGAEGVHGLTLIPQGIGTALKVLDGTPRARGPAVLAMLRALGSPAAHATALAAFIEPIVYNRAGHAVGAIRAVSDFAVEQAST, from the coding sequence ATGCACGTTGAGGTCACGCGCGGCGACCTGGTAGAGTCCGTCCACCACGTCGCCGCCTGCGCGGCAACCGCGCGCGGTGACGTGATCCTACAGGCCGGCGATATCGAATCGCCGGTCTTTCTGCGTTCAACCGCCAAGCCGTTCATCGCTGCGGCGGCAATCGAGGCCGGCGTCCGCGAGGCGTTCGATCTCGATATGCGCGAGATTGCCGTCATGAGCGCCTCGCACGTCGGCGAGCCGTTTCACATCGCGGCGGTGCGTTCGCTCTTGCAAAAGATTGGGCTCGACGAATCGGCCTTGCAATGCGGCGCGCATTTGCCGTACGACGAAGCGGCTGCACATGACATGCTCCGTCACGGTAAAGCGCCGACCGCGATCGACAATAACTGTTCGGGCAAGCACGCCGGTATTCTCGCGCTCTGTCGCGCCTTGGGCGGCGATGTGGCGACGTACATGGACGTGGACAATCCGGCGCAGCGGCATATCCTGGCATTTTGTGCGCGTCTTTCCGACGACGACCCGGCAACGTGGCCGCTTGGCATCGACGGCTGCGGGATTCCGGTCTACGCTACCGGACTGCGGAGAGCGGCGATGGCCTTTGCGCGCTTTGGATCGCTGACCGAACTTTCGCCGCGAGACGCGCAAGCGTTGCTCGTCGTACGCGACGCGATGGTGTCGCATCCCGAATACGTTTCCGGGACGGGACAGTTCGACACGCGGGTGATGAGCGCCGGTGCAGGAGCGCTCGCGTGTAAATCGGGTGCCGAGGGCGTCCATGGCCTGACGCTGATCCCCCAGGGCATCGGCACGGCGCTCAAAGTCCTCGACGGAACCCCCCGTGCGCGCGGACCGGCGGTGTTGGCGATGTTGCGCGCTCTAGGTAGTCCGGCCGCCCATGCGACCGCCCTAGCCGCCTTCATCGAGCCGATCGTGTATAATCGGGCAGGGCATGCCGTCGGAGCGATCCGCGCAGTCTCTGACTTCGCCGTCGAACAAGCGAGTACGTAA